CCTCGTGCCGGTGGTCGGGGTGCTCACGGCGTGGCCGTTGCTCGGCGAGGTGCCGGGTCCTCGCCTGTGGGCGGGCCTGGTGCTGGTGTGCGCGGGGCTCTGGATGGTGTTGGCGCCGTCCCGGCGCTGATAGCCTCGCGCCGTGATCGTGGCGCTGGCCGGGGGCACCGGCGGATCGAAGATGGTCCATGGGCTCGCGTTGGCGCAGGGCCAGCGCGACCTCGCGGCCATCGTGAACACCGGGGATGACGGCGACTTCTTCGGGCTCCTGGTGTGCCCGGACCTCGACATCAACCTCTACTGCCTCGCGGGCGTTGTGGCCGACCGGGGCTGGGGGTACGCCGACGACACCTTCCGCTGCCTCGAGGGCCTCGCCACGTATGGGCGCGAGGCCTGGTTCGGGCTGGGTGACCGCGACCTGGCCACGCACGTGCACCGCACGCTCATGATGCGCGATGGCGCCCGGCTGTCGGATGTGGTGGCCGACCTGCGCAAGAAGCTGGGCGTGGAGGCCCGGGTGCTGCCGATGACCGACGACCCGGTGCGCACCATCATCACCACGCAGTCGGGCGAGCGGCGCTTCCAGGAGTACCTGGTGCGCGACGGCTCGCGGGATGAGATCGAGTCGATCCGCATCGAGGGGCTCGCCGATGCCGCGCCGGCCCCGGGCGTAATCGAGGCCATCCGCGACGCCGACCTGATCGTCATCGCGCCGTCGAGCCCCATCGTCTCGATCGGGACCATCCTCGGGGTGGCCGGCGTGCGAGAGGCCGTTGCCGCGCGGCGGGACCGCGTGATCGGCGTGAGCCCCATCATCGGGGGCGTACCGGTGGAGGGCCCGGCGCACAAGTTCCTGCGCGGCGCGGGCTACGCCGAGTGCTCGGCGCGCCAGATGGCTGAGATCTACGCCGACGTGTGCGGCACCTTCGTGATCGATTCCTCCGACCACGCCGAGGTCGCGGCCATCGAGGAACTGGGCGTGCAGCCGGTGCTCACGGACATCCTCATGCCTGACCGGGCGGCGCGCGAGCGCCTCGCGCGCACGGTGATCGAGACGGCGGGCTGATGGCCGCGCATGACGTGGGCGCCGTGGTGCCCGTGAAGCGGCTGGGCTATGCGCTGGGGCGCCTCGCGCGCACCCTCGACCGCCCCGAGCGCCGCGTGCTGCAGTCGGCGATGCTCGGCGACGTGCTGGCGGCGCTCGCGGGCAGTACCCGACTCGGCGAGATCGTGGTGGTCACGTCCGACCCTCGCGCCGGGGCGGTGGCCGAGAGCGTGGGCGCGCGCACGGTGCCCGATCACGACCCGCCGCAGGGCATAAACGCCGCGGTGTCGCGGGGCATCGACGCGATCGACGCGCACAGCGCGCTCGTGCTGGTGAGCGACCTGCCGCTCATCACCGCTGCCGACGTCGACCACCTCATCGCGGCCGCCCCGGATGGCGATGCCGCGGTGCTGGCCCGGTCGGAGAGCGGCACGGGCACCAACGCGATGCTGCTCACGCCCCCTGATGCCCTCGTGCCGCAGCTGGGGCCGGACTCGCTGATCCATCACTGCGCACAGGCCGCCGCGCTGGGGGTGCCGGTCGAGGTGGTGCATCACCCCGGCATCGCCCTCGACGTGGACACGCCCGAGGACCTCGCCGAGCTCGTCCGCCGCGAGCCCGGTGGCGCGACGGGCCGGGCGCTCGAGCGGCTGGGGATCGCCCGGGGCGCTGCAGGGGCACCCGGGTGAGCGCACGCGGGGGGCTCGGGGCCGCGCCCGGGGACGAAGTGCGCGTGGTGGTGCTCGGGCCCCTGTCCGAGGTGGTGCCGGGCGACGACCTGCCGGCGATGCTCACCGCGGTGGCGCGGGACGCCGGGCTGGCACCGGGCGACGTGCTGGCCGTGGCGCACAAGGTCGTGAGCAAGGCCGAGGGCCGCGTCGTGCGCCTGGGCGACGTCACGCCCGGTGCCGAGGCCCGGCGCCTGTGCGAGGAGACCGGCAAGGACCCCGCGCTGTGCGAGGTGATCCTCGGCGAGAGCCGGAGGGTGGTGCGCCGCCGCCGGGCGCTCCTGGTATGCGAGACGCACCACGGCTTCATCTGCGCGAACGCCGGCGTGGATTCCTCAAACACGCCCGATGGCACGGTGGTGCTGCTGCCGGTCGATCCCGACGCCTCGGCCCGGCGAATCCAGCACGCGCTGTCGCAGGCGGCGGGGGGCCGCGTGGGCGTGGTGATCACCGACACCCACGGGCGGGCGTTCCGCCGGGGACTGGTGAACGTGGCGGTCGGGGTGGCCGGATTCGATCCGGTCATGAATCATCGTGGCGGACGCGACAGGGAGGGCAGGATGCTCGTGGCCACCGACCAGGCACTGGGCGATGAGATCGCCGCCGCCGCAGGGATGCTCATCGGCAAGTCGTCGGGCCGCCCGGCCGCGCTGGTGCGCGGGCTGCTGACCCCCCCTGCGCCGGGCACCTCGCGCGATCTCGTGCGCCGCGAGGACCAGGACGTGTTCCGCGCACCCGTGGATGACGAGGGGGTGGTGATCTAGGTGCCGGTGGGAAGCCAGCGCAATCCGCTGCGGGTGGCCATCATCGGATCGGGCCCGTCCGGCTTCTACGCGGCCGAGCACATCCTGGGTCAGGACGAAATCCGTACGCAGGTGGACATGTTCGACCGGCTGCCCACGCCCTTCGGCCTGGTGCGCGCCGGGGTTGCGCCCGACCACCCCAAGATCAAGTCGGTCACCCGCGTGTACGACAAGGTGGCTGAGCATCCCGACTTCCGGTTTCGCGGCAACGTGGAGTTCGGCACCGACCTGGAATACGAGGACCTGCTCGAGTACTTCCACGCGGTGATCTTCTGCGTGGGCGCCAGGTCGGACCGACGCCTGGGAATTCCGCGGGAGTACCTGCCGGGAAGCCACGGCGCCAGCGACTTCGTGGGCTGGTACAACGCGAGCCCCGACCAGCGCAACCTCACGTTCGACTTCTCGGGCGACAACGTGGTGGTGGTAGGCAACGGCAACGTGGCCATGGACGTCGCGCGGGTGCTCATGCTGCCGCCGGATGAGCTCGTGGCCACCGACATCGGCGGCCACGCGCTGCGCGCGCTTTCCGAGAACAAGGTGCGCCAAGTGACAATCGTGGGTCGCCGCGGCCCTGCCCAGGCGGCGTTCACGTACCGCGAGCTCAAGGAACTGGCCGACCGCGACGACATCGACGTCATCGTCGATCCCGCCGACATGGATCTCGACCCGCACTCGCTGCACGACACCGAGCAGGCGCCCGACCGCGGACGCGACCAGGTGCTCGACCTGCTGCGTGAGCTCGCGCAGCGCCCGGCCCGCGAGCACGACCGGCGCATCGTCTTCCGGTTCCTGGCGTCGCCCGTGGAGATCCTTGGCACGGACCGGGTCGAGGGCGTGGAGGTGGTGCGCAACGAGCTCTACCGCGGCAACAACGGCGACCTGCGCGCCCGCGCCACCGACGAGCGCGAGGTGATCCCCGCCGACATCGTCTTCCGGGCCATCGGGTACCAGGGCGTGGCGCTTCCCGGCGTGCCGTTCGACCCCATCACCGCCACGATCCCCAACGACCGCGGGCGCGTGATCGACCCGCTCACCGGTCAGTCTCGCCCCGGCGAGTACGCGGCCGGATGGATCAAGCGCGGGCCCAACGGCATCATCGGCACCAACAAGCCGGACGCCCAGGAGACCGCGGAGGCACTGCTGGAGGACGTGCGCGATCAGCGCCTGAGGCGCGACGTGCTGCCGGGCCGGGTATTCGAGACCTTTCTCGCCGAGCGGCAGGGCGAGGTGGTGTCGTTCGCCGACTGGAAGTACCTCGATGCCCGCGAGGTGGAGAAGGGCGAGGAGATCGGCCGCCCCCGCCTGAAGTTCGCGCGGGTCGAGAACATGCTGCGAACGCTGCGCGAGCGAGACAAGGCGGGCGGCTGAACCCCGGTGTCAGGCACTTAACCGAAGGCGTTCGGTTAAGTGCCTGACACCGGGGTGGCTCACCGCGGCCTTCTCAGACCGGCGCCTCGATGATGTCGTAGAGGGTGTTGCGGCGGGCGGGCACGCGGCCGTGGGCACGGATGGTGGACTCCAGTTCGTCGGCCGTCACCTCCTCGCCATGCGACGCACCGGACGATCGGCTGATGCTCTCGTTCATGAGCGTGCCGCCCATGTCGTTGCACCCGGCGTGCAGGAGGTTGGCGCCGCCGTCGAGGCCCAGCTTCACCCACGAGGCCTGGATGTTGGGGATGAGGCCGTCGAACGCGATGCGCGCCACCGAGTGGATGAGCACCACCTCGTCCCACGTGGGGCCCGGGCGTGAGCGGCCCTGCAGGAAGATGGGCGACGCCATGTGCACGAAGGGCAGGGGGATGAACTCGGTGAAGCCACCGGTGCGCCGCTGGATCTGCCGAAGCACCTCGTAGTGGTTGGCCCATGAGACCGGTCCGTCGATGTGCCCGCACATGATGGTGCTGGTGGCGCGGATGCCGCTCTCGTGGGCGATGATCATGACCTCGGCCCACTCGGCCGTGCGGATCTTGTCGGGGCAGAGGTGCTCGCGCACCTCGTCGTCGAGGATCTCCGCGGCGGTCCCGGGCAGCGAGCCCAGGCCTGAGGCCTTGAGGCGCTCCAGGTACTCGCGCACCGGCACGCCCAGGGTGTGCGCGCCCTGCCACACCTCGAGCGGGGTGAAGGCATGCACGTGCATGTCCGGCAGGGCGCCCTTGATGTTCTCGAGCACTGATGCGTAGAAGTCGCCGGTGAAGTCGGGGTGGATGCCGCCCACCAGGCACACCTCGGTCGCGCCGCGGTCCCAGGCCTCCTGCGAGCGGGTGACCACCTCGTCGAGGTCCATGCGGTAGGGGGTCTCGCGCGCGTTGTAGCTCTTGGGCCCGCGAGAGAACCCGCAGAAGCCGCAGCGGAAGTAGCACTGGTTGGTGTAGTTGATGTTGCGGTTGACGACGTAGGTGACCTGATCGCCATTGGTGCGCTCGCGCAGCTGGTCGGCCACGTGGGCGATGGCATCCACCTCGGCGCCGCGTGACTCGAACATGCGCACCATCTCGGCCACCGTGGGCGGGGTGCCGGCGAGCGACCGCTCGAGGATGCCCGCCAGGTCGGGCGCCACCTGGTCGAGGTCGGTGGCCTGCGCGGCGTCCATCCACCCGGGATCCGGCCACTCGGAGCTCATGCGGCGGGCGGGCACCGGCGGGTGCATGTCGCGGCCGGGGGCCCACGGGTGACGCGGGCGCGCGGCGCCGCGGCAGTCCACCTGCTGCAGCCAGCACGTGAACAGCGGCATGGCCATCCGGTCGCGCAGCGCCTCGATGGGCGTGCCCAGCGGCAGGGCGGTGCGCTCCACCAGCACCTCGGGGAGGATCGCGTCGCGCAGCGCGGCCACCTGGTCGTCGTCCCAGTCGTGCACCACCACGTCGCGCGCCCCGGCGCGCACGGCGCCCACGGCCTCGTCGATGTCATGTGCCACCACCGACACCCGGGCATCGCATGCCGGCAGGCCCGCGATGTCCACTGCCTCGGCGAGGCGACCTGGCGTGGTGCGCAGGAACGCCGCATCTGATCTGACAAGGCCATCCAGCACGTCGGCGCGCGCGCCCTCGTGCAGCACGGTGATGCGGATGCCGTCCACGCCGTCGTCGTGCAGCGCGATGGCCTGGTCCCACGCGGTGACGAACGTCGCGCAGCCGCGGTCGGGGTCGCCCAGCGACACCGGGAGGATTCGCGCCGAGGTGGCCTCGCCGATCGCGGCCTCGTCCCAGGCCGCCGACTCGCGGGCGGTGCCGCCGTCGGATCGGTCGTGGCCCAGTCGCAGGAGGGTGACGCGGTCCATCAGGCGGTGGCCTCCTGCAGCACATCCTCACGCGGGTAGCCGGCGTCGTCGGCCAGGGCGCGCACGTAGGGCAGCACGCCCGGGTCGACCCACTCGGGGTCGAGCGCGTACTCGGGATACACCGTGAGCCGCTCGCGCAGCGGGTAGCCGGACTCATCGCACATGCCGGCCATCAGCGCGAGGTCGGGCCACGGGCGCTCGGGGTTGATGAAGTCGGGAGTGACCGGCGACACCCCGCCCCAGTCGTTGATGCCCGTGAGCAGCAGCGGGCCGTAGTCGGCCGAGAGGTTGGGCGGCGCCTGGATGTTCATGTCGGGGCCCAGCACCAGTCGCGCGATCGCGCAGGTGGTCATGAGGTCGATGAGCCCGGGCTCGCCGGCATCGGCCATGGGGGTCTCGGGCTTGGCCCGGAAGTTCTGGACGATGACCTCCTGGATGTGCCCGTACTCGTCATGCAGGTCGCGGATGGCCAGCAGGGCGTCCACGCGCTCGTCCTCGGTCTCGCCCAGCCCGATGAGGATTCCCGTGGTGAAGGGGATGCGCAGCTCCCCTGCGCGGCGGATCATCGCCAGGCGCGTGCGCGGCTTCTTGTCGGGTGCGTGCTCATGTGGGCCGCCGGGGGCGCACAGCCTCTCGCTGGTGCTCTCGAGCATGATCCCCTGGCTCGGCGACACCTCGCGCAGCTCCCGTAGTTCGCGCTCGCTCATGATGCCGGCGTTGGGGTGGGGGAGCAGGTCGTACTCCTCCATCACCATGCGGCACATGGCCACCAGGTACGACTGCGTGCTCTCGTGCCCGAAGCCGCGCAGGATGTCGCGGTACCGGGGCCACCGCACCTCGGGCCTGTCGCCGATGCAGAAGAGGGCCTCCTTGCACCCGAGGTCGCGGGCCTGCTCGGCCATGGCGCGCACCTCGTCGGGAGAGAGCGTCTTGGCGCGCGGGCTGTCCTCGTCCACCGCGAACGTGCAGTACGAGCAGACATCGCGGCAGAGGTTGGTGAGCGGGATGAACACCTTGCGCGAGTAGGTGACGATGGGCGGGCGCGTGAGGTCGCGCATGTGCGCCGCCGCCGCCCACAGCGCCGGGTGCTCCGCGCCGCGGGCACCCGCCAGCGCCAGCGAGTCGGCCCGCGTGAGCCGATCGCCCGACAGGGCCTTCTCCACGGCCGCGCGCCGGGCGGGCGCGAGGCCAGTGAGGAGGACCTCGTTCACCGGCCGGTCCCGCCGGTGGTGGCCTTGCGGCCGCCGGTGGATCCCGTGGTGGCCGACGTCATGCGCGGTGCCGGCTTCTTCGCCGCCGGCTTCTTCGCCGCGGGCCTCTTGGCAGCGGGCTTCTTGGCCGTGGTCGCCTTGCTCGCCGAGGCCGCCGCGCCCTTCGTGGCCGCGGGCTTCTTGGCGCCGGCCTGCTTGGCGGCCTCCTTTTTGGCCTGCGCGATCGACGGCGTGGCCGGGTCGGGGCCCTCGCCCTCGCGGAACTTGCGCCAGTCAGCCGGGCGCTTCTCCTGGAATGACGCGATGCCCTCCTTGGGCTCCGGGCCATACACGTGGTTGAGCGCCACGAGCTCCAGGCCGTGCTGCACCGACGTGTAGAGGGCGTCGGTTGCGGTGTTCATGGCGATCTTCGCCAGGCGCAGGCCCTGCGGGCTCTTGCGCAGGATCTCGTCGCACCACTCATCCACCAGGTCGTCGAGCTGGTCGTCGGGCACCACCTTGTTGACCAGGCCCATGTCCATGGCCTCATAGGCGTCGTACTGGCGCACGAGGAAGAGGATCTCGCGGGCCTTCTTCTCGCCCACGACCGCCGGCATGAGCTGGCACCCCCACCACAGCGGGGCCGAGCCGATCTTGGGGCCGGCTTGGCCGAAGCGCCCCGACTCACCCGAGAGGGTGAGGTCGCACATGACGTTGAGCTCGTTGCCGCCACCGATGCAGTATCCGCGCACCCTGGCGATGACGGGCTTGCCGTTGTTGCGGATCGCGTTGGCCACGCGGTGGCTGAGGGTGTGCAGGTGGCGCTTCTCGGCGGCCGTGCGGGTGGGGTCGGCCACGTCGCCGCCGACGCAGAATGCCCGCTCGCCGGCGCCGGTGAGGATCACCACGCCCACCGACTCGTCATCGGCGGCACGCTCCAGCGCATCGCCCATCTCGATGATGGTCTTCATGCGAAAGGCGTTGAGGCGCTCCGGGCGGTTGATGGTGACGGTCGCCCGGCCGCCGCCGCTCTCATAGATGATGTCTTCGTAGGCCACGCCTGATGCCCCCTTGGTGATGACGGTCCACAAAGCGTACCGGGGGCGCGCGGCCCGGGCGCGCGAACCCTCCGACGCCGTCGCAACGGTGTCTCGCGATGCGATACGCATTCGGTTGCTGCGCGCTCCCACCTTGCCGCGCGCGAACTGCACTGATACACATGCCGCCTTCGTCGCATCCGTCACAAGACGGCGTTTCGCAGACTGAGACATGGCAACCACAGAGCAGACCGACACCTCAACGTCGACCAGCCGGTACCGCATTCAGGCCGTCGAGCGCGTGGGCGCCATCCTCGAGGTGTTCACCACCGAGCAGCCGGAGCTCGGCGTCACCGAGATCGCCGAGCGCACGGGGCTGCACAAGAGCACCGCCCACCGCTTCCTGGTGAACCTCGAGGCCGTCGGGCTGCTCGAGCGCGACCCCCAGAACCAGCGGTACCGCCTGGGCCTGCGCATGTTCGAGATGGGCGGCATCGTGCTCGGGCAGATGAGCCTTTGGGATGAGGCCCTGCCGTACCTCGAGGGGCTCGTGACCGACTCGGGCGAGACCGGTCACCTCGCGGTGCTCGAGCGCGGCGAGGCCATCTACATCGAGAAGGTCGAGGCGCGGCGCGCCCTGCGTATCCCGTCGGCCATGGGCCGCGGATACCCGGCGCACGCCACCAGCCTCGGAAAGGTCCTCCTCTCCGATCTCGGCGAGGATGAGGTGCGCGAGATCATGGACGCGCACGGGATGGCGTCGTACACCCGTACGACGACCACCGACGTCGACCGCCTGCTGGCCGAACTCGCGGACATCCGCGAGCAGGGCTTCGCGGTGGACGACGAGGAGTACGACGAGGGCCTCCGCTGCGTCGGGGCCCCGATCCGCGATCACACCGGCCGCGTCGTCGCCGCTCTCGGCATCGGCGGGCCCGTGACCCGGGTCACCCCTGAGCGCGTGGATGAACTCGCGCGCCTCGTCATCAACGCCGCAGACGGACTCTCACGTCGCCTCGGCGCATCGCAGTCCGGTGCCTACACGCGTGCAGCACGGCGCGTGCGGGCCACCGCTGATTCCACCCCGCGGCCGAGCGCCGCTGTCCGCGCGACCCGATGACCGGGCGCGTCAGTGATCCGAAAGGAGCAGTACCCGAATGAGCAGCG
Above is a genomic segment from Actinomycetota bacterium containing:
- the cofC gene encoding 2-phospho-L-lactate guanylyltransferase, whose product is MAAHDVGAVVPVKRLGYALGRLARTLDRPERRVLQSAMLGDVLAALAGSTRLGEIVVVTSDPRAGAVAESVGARTVPDHDPPQGINAAVSRGIDAIDAHSALVLVSDLPLITAADVDHLIAAAPDGDAAVLARSESGTGTNAMLLTPPDALVPQLGPDSLIHHCAQAAALGVPVEVVHHPGIALDVDTPEDLAELVRREPGGATGRALERLGIARGAAGAPG
- a CDS encoding IclR family transcriptional regulator, which gives rise to MATTEQTDTSTSTSRYRIQAVERVGAILEVFTTEQPELGVTEIAERTGLHKSTAHRFLVNLEAVGLLERDPQNQRYRLGLRMFEMGGIVLGQMSLWDEALPYLEGLVTDSGETGHLAVLERGEAIYIEKVEARRALRIPSAMGRGYPAHATSLGKVLLSDLGEDEVREIMDAHGMASYTRTTTTDVDRLLAELADIREQGFAVDDEEYDEGLRCVGAPIRDHTGRVVAALGIGGPVTRVTPERVDELARLVINAADGLSRRLGASQSGAYTRAARRVRATADSTPRPSAAVRATR
- the cofH gene encoding 7,8-didemethyl-8-hydroxy-5-deazariboflavin synthase subunit CofH, producing the protein MDRVTLLRLGHDRSDGGTARESAAWDEAAIGEATSARILPVSLGDPDRGCATFVTAWDQAIALHDDGVDGIRITVLHEGARADVLDGLVRSDAAFLRTTPGRLAEAVDIAGLPACDARVSVVAHDIDEAVGAVRAGARDVVVHDWDDDQVAALRDAILPEVLVERTALPLGTPIEALRDRMAMPLFTCWLQQVDCRGAARPRHPWAPGRDMHPPVPARRMSSEWPDPGWMDAAQATDLDQVAPDLAGILERSLAGTPPTVAEMVRMFESRGAEVDAIAHVADQLRERTNGDQVTYVVNRNINYTNQCYFRCGFCGFSRGPKSYNARETPYRMDLDEVVTRSQEAWDRGATEVCLVGGIHPDFTGDFYASVLENIKGALPDMHVHAFTPLEVWQGAHTLGVPVREYLERLKASGLGSLPGTAAEILDDEVREHLCPDKIRTAEWAEVMIIAHESGIRATSTIMCGHIDGPVSWANHYEVLRQIQRRTGGFTEFIPLPFVHMASPIFLQGRSRPGPTWDEVVLIHSVARIAFDGLIPNIQASWVKLGLDGGANLLHAGCNDMGGTLMNESISRSSGASHGEEVTADELESTIRAHGRVPARRNTLYDIIEAPV
- the cofG gene encoding 7,8-didemethyl-8-hydroxy-5-deazariboflavin synthase subunit CofG, which produces MNEVLLTGLAPARRAAVEKALSGDRLTRADSLALAGARGAEHPALWAAAAHMRDLTRPPIVTYSRKVFIPLTNLCRDVCSYCTFAVDEDSPRAKTLSPDEVRAMAEQARDLGCKEALFCIGDRPEVRWPRYRDILRGFGHESTQSYLVAMCRMVMEEYDLLPHPNAGIMSERELRELREVSPSQGIMLESTSERLCAPGGPHEHAPDKKPRTRLAMIRRAGELRIPFTTGILIGLGETEDERVDALLAIRDLHDEYGHIQEVIVQNFRAKPETPMADAGEPGLIDLMTTCAIARLVLGPDMNIQAPPNLSADYGPLLLTGINDWGGVSPVTPDFINPERPWPDLALMAGMCDESGYPLRERLTVYPEYALDPEWVDPGVLPYVRALADDAGYPREDVLQEATA
- a CDS encoding 2-phospho-L-lactate transferase; the protein is MIVALAGGTGGSKMVHGLALAQGQRDLAAIVNTGDDGDFFGLLVCPDLDINLYCLAGVVADRGWGYADDTFRCLEGLATYGREAWFGLGDRDLATHVHRTLMMRDGARLSDVVADLRKKLGVEARVLPMTDDPVRTIITTQSGERRFQEYLVRDGSRDEIESIRIEGLADAAPAPGVIEAIRDADLIVIAPSSPIVSIGTILGVAGVREAVAARRDRVIGVSPIIGGVPVEGPAHKFLRGAGYAECSARQMAEIYADVCGTFVIDSSDHAEVAAIEELGVQPVLTDILMPDRAARERLARTVIETAG